A stretch of the Nitratireductor thuwali genome encodes the following:
- a CDS encoding RES family NAD+ phosphorylase, which produces MAQRLCCPECFDDRALRDQLFPSLDPGHGTCDFCGTADTQLVEPGKLANYFELLVNVYEPSKDGKSLVEWMKDDWQLFSHQRMDIAHAKELLGEILDDGDIVRRSFAPSASYISEGLAQWDKLRDEMMYANRWFLDVAIDLDRLRQLLDMLLAPALPRRWYRARIRIEDEIFPIEKMGAPPKRRSSHGRANPAGIPYLYLGSLPDTAVAEIRPHTGEVVCVADFTIPEIKAVDLRNPRKLVSPFILTDASEIGQLRADLPFLERLGEELTRPVQPAGAAIDYIPSQYLCEFIKKSSFDGVVYRSSVSDGINLALFDPAQAVGGTVALYNVSKVSVEVAAPKKNAH; this is translated from the coding sequence ATGGCACAGCGTCTCTGCTGCCCGGAGTGCTTCGACGATCGCGCTCTGCGCGATCAGCTCTTTCCTTCGCTCGATCCCGGTCATGGGACATGCGATTTCTGCGGGACCGCTGACACGCAGCTTGTTGAGCCAGGCAAGCTCGCCAACTATTTCGAGCTGCTGGTCAATGTCTACGAGCCGAGTAAGGATGGGAAGTCGCTGGTCGAATGGATGAAGGACGACTGGCAGCTCTTCAGCCATCAGCGCATGGACATTGCCCACGCCAAGGAACTTCTCGGCGAAATTCTCGATGACGGTGATATCGTTCGACGCAGTTTCGCCCCGTCGGCAAGCTATATCAGCGAAGGCCTCGCGCAGTGGGACAAGCTGCGCGACGAGATGATGTATGCCAATCGCTGGTTTCTAGACGTCGCTATCGACCTAGACCGTCTCCGCCAACTGCTCGACATGCTGCTGGCGCCGGCTTTACCCCGGCGATGGTATCGCGCGCGAATCCGCATCGAGGACGAGATCTTTCCGATCGAGAAGATGGGTGCACCGCCGAAGCGACGCTCGTCACATGGCAGGGCCAATCCAGCGGGCATTCCCTATCTCTATCTCGGGTCGCTTCCCGACACGGCTGTCGCCGAGATCAGGCCCCATACCGGCGAGGTTGTTTGCGTCGCTGATTTCACGATCCCTGAGATCAAGGCTGTGGACTTGCGCAACCCGCGTAAGCTCGTCTCACCCTTCATCCTGACCGACGCGAGCGAGATCGGCCAGTTGCGCGCCGACTTGCCGTTCCTCGAACGCTTGGGCGAGGAATTGACTCGACCGGTTCAGCCGGCGGGCGCGGCGATTGACTATATTCCGAGCCAGTATCTGTGCGAATTCATTAAGAAGAGCAGCTTCGACGGCGTGGTCTATCGTAGCTCGGTCAGCGATGGCATCAATCTCGCGCTGTTCGATCCCGCTCAGGCGGTTGGCGGGACGGTGGCGCTCTACAACGTGTCGAAGGTTTCGGTCGAAGTAGCCGCACCTAAGAAGAACGCACATTGA
- a CDS encoding acyl-CoA dehydrogenase: MQKPKASESSFVWDDPFLLDEQLSDEERMIRDAAAAFAADKLSPRIEHAYMNEESDPAIFREMGEAGLLGVTIPEEYGGVGAGYVSYGLVAREVERVDSGYRSMMSVQSSLVMYPIHAYGSEEQRKKYLPKLASGEYIGCFGLTEPDAGSDPGGMKTRAEKIDGGYRLTGSKMWISNSPIADVFVVWAKLSDKSGGAHDNQIRGFVLEKGMKGLSAPKIGGKLSLRASITGEIVMDGVEVGEDALLPNVSGLKGPFGCLNRARYGISWGAMGAAEDCWRRARQYGLDRKQFGKPLAQTQLFQKKLADMQTEIALGLQASLRVGRLFDEGKMAPEMISLIKRNNCGKALDIARQARDMHGGNGIQIEYHVMRHAQNLETVNTYEGTHDVHALILGRAQTGLQAFF; encoded by the coding sequence ATGCAAAAGCCGAAAGCCTCGGAATCCAGCTTCGTCTGGGACGACCCTTTTCTTCTCGACGAGCAGCTCAGCGACGAGGAGCGCATGATACGCGATGCGGCGGCGGCCTTTGCCGCCGACAAGCTCAGCCCCCGCATCGAGCATGCCTATATGAACGAGGAGAGCGATCCGGCCATCTTCCGCGAGATGGGCGAGGCCGGGCTTCTGGGGGTGACCATCCCCGAGGAATATGGCGGCGTCGGCGCGGGCTATGTCTCCTACGGGCTGGTGGCGCGCGAGGTGGAGCGGGTCGATTCGGGCTATCGCTCGATGATGAGCGTGCAGTCCTCGCTGGTCATGTATCCGATCCACGCCTACGGGTCCGAGGAGCAGCGGAAGAAGTATCTGCCGAAGCTTGCTTCCGGCGAATATATCGGCTGCTTCGGCCTGACCGAGCCGGACGCCGGCTCCGACCCCGGCGGCATGAAGACGCGCGCCGAGAAGATCGACGGCGGCTACCGGCTCACCGGCTCCAAGATGTGGATCTCCAATTCGCCCATCGCAGACGTCTTCGTCGTCTGGGCCAAGCTGTCCGATAAAAGCGGGGGGGCGCATGACAACCAGATCCGCGGCTTCGTGCTGGAAAAGGGCATGAAGGGCCTTTCCGCGCCCAAGATCGGCGGCAAGCTCAGCTTGCGCGCCTCCATCACCGGCGAGATCGTGATGGACGGCGTGGAAGTGGGCGAGGATGCGCTTCTGCCCAATGTCTCGGGGCTCAAGGGGCCGTTCGGCTGCCTCAACCGCGCCCGCTACGGCATCTCCTGGGGGGCGATGGGGGCGGCCGAGGATTGCTGGCGCCGCGCCCGGCAGTACGGGCTCGACCGCAAGCAGTTCGGCAAGCCGCTGGCGCAGACCCAGCTTTTCCAGAAGAAGCTGGCCGACATGCAGACGGAAATCGCGCTCGGGCTCCAGGCCTCGCTCCGTGTCGGCCGCCTGTTCGACGAGGGCAAGATGGCCCCGGAGATGATCTCGCTCATCAAGCGCAACAATTGCGGCAAGGCGCTCGACATCGCGCGTCAGGCCCGCGACATGCACGGCGGCAACGGCATCCAGATCGAATACCACGTGATGCGCCACGCGCAGAACCTCGAGACCGTCAACACCTATGAGGGCACGCACGACGTGCATGCGCTGATCCTCGGCCGGGCGCAGACGGGGCTGCAGGCGTTTTTCTGA
- a CDS encoding glycine C-acetyltransferase gives MSDAFRSHLRTELEGLKSAGLYKTERVITSVQSAQIESGGRKVLNFCANNYLGLADNEELRAAAKKALDRYGYGMASVRFICGTQEEHKELEETISKFLGMEDTILYSSCFDANTGLFETLLGPEDAVISDALNHASIIDGVRLSKARRYRYANNDMGELEDRLKEAADARFRLIATDGVFSMDGIVANLQGICDLADKYGAMVMVDDSHAIGFVGAHGRGTPEHCGVEGRVDIVTGTLGKALGGASGGYTSARREVVEWLRQRSRPYLFSNTLAPVIAAASLKVFDIVRNGDSLRRHLYDNAARFRAGMEKLGFTLAGGGHPIIPVMLGDAALADRMASRLLDHGIYVIGFSFPVVPKGQARIRTQMSAAHSAEDIDRAVEAFAIVGRELGVIS, from the coding sequence ATGTCCGACGCCTTCCGTTCCCATCTGCGCACCGAACTCGAAGGCCTGAAATCCGCCGGCCTCTACAAGACCGAGCGCGTCATCACCTCGGTGCAGTCGGCGCAGATCGAGAGCGGCGGCAGGAAGGTGCTGAACTTCTGCGCCAACAATTATCTGGGCCTTGCCGACAATGAGGAGTTGCGCGCGGCGGCCAAGAAGGCGCTCGACCGCTACGGCTACGGCATGGCCTCCGTCCGCTTCATCTGCGGCACCCAGGAAGAGCACAAAGAGCTCGAGGAGACGATCTCGAAATTCCTCGGCATGGAGGACACGATCCTCTATTCCTCCTGCTTCGACGCCAATACGGGGCTGTTCGAAACGCTGCTCGGGCCGGAGGACGCGGTCATTTCCGATGCGCTCAACCACGCCTCGATCATCGACGGCGTGCGGCTCAGCAAGGCAAGGCGCTACCGCTACGCCAACAACGACATGGGCGAGCTGGAAGACCGGCTGAAGGAGGCCGCGGACGCGCGTTTCCGGCTGATCGCCACCGACGGCGTGTTCTCCATGGACGGCATCGTCGCCAATCTTCAGGGCATCTGCGACCTGGCCGACAAATACGGCGCCATGGTCATGGTGGACGACAGCCACGCCATCGGCTTCGTCGGCGCGCATGGGCGCGGCACGCCGGAGCATTGCGGCGTGGAGGGGCGGGTGGACATCGTCACCGGGACGCTCGGCAAGGCGCTCGGCGGGGCCTCCGGCGGCTATACGAGCGCCAGGCGCGAGGTGGTGGAGTGGCTGCGCCAGCGCTCGCGCCCCTATCTGTTCTCCAATACGCTGGCCCCGGTCATCGCCGCCGCCTCGCTCAAGGTCTTCGACATCGTCAGGAACGGCGACAGCCTGCGCCGCCACCTTTACGACAACGCGGCCCGCTTTCGCGCCGGCATGGAGAAGCTGGGCTTCACGCTCGCCGGCGGCGGCCATCCGATCATCCCGGTGATGCTGGGCGATGCCGCGCTGGCCGACAGGATGGCCTCGCGCCTGCTGGACCACGGCATCTATGTCATCGGCTTTTCGTTTCCGGTGGTGCCCAAGGGCCAGGCCCGCATCCGCACGCAGATGTCGGCCGCCCATTCGGCGGAGGATATCGACCGGGCGGTGGAGGCGTTCGCGATCGTGGGGCGGGAACTGGGGGTGATTTCATGA
- the tdh gene encoding L-threonine 3-dehydrogenase, which translates to MSNMMKALVKAKPEEGLWMERVPVPEIGPNDVLIKVKKSAICGTDVHIWNWDEWARKTVPVPLVTGHEFTGEVADVGAAVTEYKPGQRVSGEGHIVCGHCRNCRAGRGHLCRNTLGVGVQRPGSFAEFIALPQHNVVAIPDDVPDEIAAIFDPLGNAVHTALSFDLVGEDVLVTGAGPIGIMGALVAQCVGARKVVITDINPGRLELARKLGVRHAVNAAQEKLPDVMARLGMTEGFDVGLEMSGAAPAFRDMIDAMNNGGKIAILGIAPTGFEIDWNKVIFKMLHLKGIYGREMFETWYKMIALVQGPLDVSGVITHRMGIDDFREGFDAMRSGEAGKVVLDW; encoded by the coding sequence ATGTCCAACATGATGAAGGCGCTGGTGAAGGCCAAGCCGGAGGAGGGCTTGTGGATGGAGCGCGTGCCGGTGCCGGAGATCGGGCCGAACGACGTGCTCATCAAGGTCAAGAAGTCGGCCATCTGCGGCACCGACGTCCATATCTGGAACTGGGACGAGTGGGCGCGAAAGACGGTGCCGGTGCCGCTGGTCACCGGCCACGAGTTTACCGGCGAGGTGGCCGATGTCGGCGCGGCCGTCACCGAGTACAAGCCCGGCCAGCGCGTTTCGGGCGAGGGCCATATCGTGTGCGGCCACTGCCGCAACTGCCGGGCGGGCAGGGGGCATCTGTGCCGCAACACGCTGGGCGTCGGCGTGCAGCGCCCCGGCTCCTTCGCCGAGTTCATCGCGCTGCCGCAGCACAATGTCGTGGCGATCCCCGACGACGTGCCGGACGAGATCGCCGCCATCTTCGATCCCCTCGGCAACGCCGTCCACACCGCGCTGTCCTTCGACCTCGTAGGCGAGGACGTGCTGGTGACGGGCGCCGGCCCCATCGGCATCATGGGCGCGCTGGTGGCGCAGTGCGTGGGCGCGCGCAAGGTGGTCATCACCGACATCAATCCCGGCCGCCTGGAACTGGCGAGGAAGCTGGGCGTGCGCCATGCGGTCAACGCGGCGCAGGAAAAGCTGCCGGACGTGATGGCGCGGCTCGGCATGACCGAAGGCTTCGACGTCGGGCTGGAAATGTCGGGCGCGGCCCCCGCCTTCCGCGACATGATCGACGCGATGAACAATGGCGGCAAGATCGCCATTCTGGGCATCGCGCCGACCGGCTTCGAGATCGACTGGAACAAGGTCATCTTCAAGATGCTGCACCTGAAGGGCATCTATGGCCGCGAGATGTTCGAGACCTGGTACAAGATGATCGCCCTGGTGCAGGGCCCGCTGGACGTCTCGGGCGTGATCACCCACCGCATGGGCATCGACGATTTCAGGGAAGGCTTCGACGCCATGCGCTCGGGCGAGGCCGGCAAGGTGGTGCTGGACTGGTGA
- a CDS encoding type II toxin-antitoxin system VapC family toxin, which produces MPFILDASVTAAWLLPDEEHPLATHLEDHLLHDHFLVPPIWWFEVRNLLVVAERRMRLTLEQTAAIIANLAIYPIVEDNDVDEQVLLQLARAHALSIYDASYLELAGRLRLPLATLDNKLLRAAEAASIRLVVP; this is translated from the coding sequence ATGCCGTTCATTTTGGACGCCTCGGTAACTGCGGCCTGGCTTCTACCCGACGAAGAGCACCCTCTCGCAACGCACTTGGAGGATCATCTCCTTCATGACCATTTTCTTGTTCCGCCGATCTGGTGGTTCGAGGTGCGCAATCTGCTTGTGGTCGCGGAACGACGCATGCGGCTGACATTGGAGCAAACGGCTGCAATTATCGCCAATCTGGCAATCTACCCAATCGTCGAAGACAATGATGTGGATGAACAGGTTCTCCTGCAACTGGCGCGCGCGCATGCCCTTTCCATCTACGACGCGAGCTATCTGGAGTTGGCCGGTCGATTGCGTCTGCCCCTCGCCACACTCGACAACAAGCTTCTCCGTGCCGCCGAAGCGGCGTCCATCCGGCTCGTCGTTCCCTGA
- a CDS encoding type II toxin-antitoxin system Phd/YefM family antitoxin, whose amino-acid sequence MKTVPATEAKAKFSALLSDVERGEIVSITRHGRTIARMVPEESKRPEEVRRAVENIRKLRASLPKTGITIEEVLSWRHEGHKY is encoded by the coding sequence ATGAAGACAGTCCCTGCCACGGAAGCCAAAGCCAAGTTTTCGGCTCTGCTCAGCGACGTCGAGCGCGGGGAGATTGTATCCATCACGCGTCACGGCCGGACGATTGCCAGGATGGTGCCCGAGGAGAGCAAACGCCCTGAGGAAGTGCGGCGGGCGGTCGAGAATATCCGTAAGCTTCGTGCATCACTTCCCAAAACCGGCATTACCATCGAAGAAGTGCTCTCCTGGCGTCATGAGGGGCATAAATACTGA
- a CDS encoding MarR family winged helix-turn-helix transcriptional regulator, with translation MPDREILSLETFLPYRLNRLADAVSRSFSDIYRQRHGLTRPEWRTLATLGQYGTMTATEVGAHSSMHKTKVSRAVAALETRRWLKRRADGQDRRVEHLELTPAGQRVYEELVPLAKTFEADLLGKLDMRKREAVLKGLAALEEAVLTK, from the coding sequence ATGCCCGACCGCGAAATCCTGTCACTGGAAACCTTCCTGCCCTACAGGCTCAACCGGCTCGCCGATGCCGTCAGCCGTTCCTTCTCCGACATCTACCGGCAGCGCCACGGCCTTACCCGGCCGGAATGGCGCACGCTGGCAACGCTCGGCCAGTATGGCACGATGACGGCGACCGAGGTCGGCGCTCATTCCTCCATGCACAAGACAAAGGTCAGCCGCGCTGTGGCGGCGCTGGAGACAAGGCGCTGGCTCAAGCGCCGGGCGGACGGGCAGGACCGGCGGGTGGAACACCTCGAGCTGACGCCCGCCGGCCAGCGCGTCTACGAGGAACTGGTTCCCCTTGCCAAGACGTTCGAAGCCGACCTTCTGGGCAAGCTCGACATGCGCAAGCGCGAGGCCGTGCTGAAGGGGCTCGCGGCCTTGGAAGAGGCCGTGTTGACGAAGTGA
- the hmgA gene encoding homogentisate 1,2-dioxygenase: MTVRYMPGFGNDFETESLPGALPQGQNSPQRPAYGLYAEQLSGSPFTAPRGTNERSWLYRIRPSVRHTSRFKPVEYARWKSAPNLDDHELSLGQLRWDPIPIPNEETDFLAGIRTMTTAGDTQGQSGMAAHIYVANASMVDDHFFNADGELLIVPQEGGIRVMTEMGIMEVTPGEICIVPRGMIFKVELMDGPVRGYICENYGAKFTLPDRGPIGANCLANPRDFKTPVAWYEEKETPCRLTVKWCGRFYRTEIDHSPLDVVAWHGNYSPYKYDLSTFSPVGAILFDHPDPSIFTVLTAPSGEEGTANVDFVIFPPRWLVAEHTFRPPWYHRNIMSEFMGLIKGQYDAKEAGFVPGGISLHNMMLPHGPDATGFEKATKAELKPVKLDDTMAFMFETRFPQNLTRFAAESEALQDDYIDCWTGLRKRFNGTPEGDWS; the protein is encoded by the coding sequence ATGACGGTCCGATACATGCCGGGTTTCGGCAACGACTTCGAAACCGAAAGCCTTCCCGGCGCGCTGCCGCAAGGCCAGAACTCGCCGCAGCGTCCGGCCTATGGCCTCTATGCGGAACAGCTCTCCGGCTCACCCTTCACAGCCCCGCGCGGCACCAACGAGCGCTCCTGGCTCTACCGCATCCGCCCCTCGGTGCGGCACACGTCGCGCTTCAAGCCGGTCGAATATGCGCGCTGGAAATCGGCGCCCAACCTGGACGACCACGAGCTTTCGCTCGGGCAGCTTCGCTGGGACCCGATCCCCATTCCCAACGAGGAAACGGATTTCCTGGCAGGCATCCGCACCATGACGACGGCCGGCGACACCCAGGGGCAGTCGGGAATGGCGGCGCACATCTATGTCGCGAACGCCTCGATGGTGGACGACCACTTTTTCAACGCCGATGGCGAGTTGCTGATCGTGCCGCAGGAAGGCGGCATCCGCGTCATGACCGAGATGGGCATCATGGAAGTGACGCCGGGCGAGATATGCATCGTTCCGCGCGGCATGATCTTCAAGGTCGAGCTGATGGACGGCCCGGTGCGCGGCTATATATGCGAGAATTACGGCGCCAAGTTCACCCTGCCGGACCGCGGGCCGATCGGGGCCAACTGCCTGGCCAATCCGCGCGACTTCAAGACGCCGGTCGCCTGGTACGAGGAGAAGGAGACGCCCTGCCGGCTGACGGTGAAATGGTGCGGGCGCTTCTATCGCACGGAGATCGATCACTCGCCGCTCGACGTGGTCGCCTGGCACGGCAACTATTCGCCGTACAAATACGACCTTTCCACCTTCTCGCCGGTCGGCGCCATCCTGTTCGACCATCCCGATCCGTCGATCTTCACGGTGCTCACCGCGCCCTCGGGCGAGGAGGGGACGGCCAATGTCGATTTCGTGATCTTCCCGCCGCGCTGGCTGGTGGCCGAGCACACCTTCCGCCCGCCCTGGTACCACCGCAACATCATGAGCGAGTTCATGGGCCTGATCAAAGGCCAGTACGATGCCAAGGAGGCGGGATTCGTGCCGGGCGGCATATCGCTGCACAACATGATGCTGCCGCACGGGCCCGACGCAACAGGCTTCGAGAAGGCGACGAAGGCGGAGTTGAAGCCGGTGAAGCTTGATGACACGATGGCATTCATGTTCGAAACCCGCTTTCCCCAGAACCTGACGCGCTTCGCCGCCGAGAGCGAGGCCCTCCAGGACGATTACATCGACTGCTGGACGGGCCTTAGGAAGCGCTTCAACGGCACGCCCGAGGGCGACTGGTCTTGA
- a CDS encoding MBL fold metallo-hydrolase — MSDRLVILGSKGGPAIRPEGPMPTSSLLELAGRRIVVDCGLGVTVGLVDADMHLRDLDLIFITHLHSDHVLEMGPLIHTAWTAGLAKPVTVHGPPGVGDVWDGFCRSMSYDIQTRIEDEGRPDIRELVRIEEYGEGPVLDEGGLSVAALRVVHPPVTDCFALSFQGGGRKIVFSADTAYFPPLAHFARNADILVHEAMLEAGVDALVARTGNAASLKKHLMDSHTLAGDAGRIASLAECGHLLLHHLIPADDPNFGEEEWHDAVRKTWSGPLMVARDGLEIRLD; from the coding sequence TTGAGCGACCGGCTCGTCATCCTGGGCAGCAAGGGCGGGCCGGCGATCCGGCCCGAGGGGCCGATGCCGACCTCTAGTCTGCTGGAGCTCGCCGGCCGGCGCATCGTGGTCGACTGCGGACTGGGCGTCACCGTGGGCCTCGTCGATGCGGACATGCATCTGCGCGATCTCGACCTGATCTTCATCACGCACCTGCATTCGGACCATGTGCTGGAGATGGGACCGCTGATCCACACCGCCTGGACGGCGGGGCTGGCGAAGCCGGTCACGGTCCACGGGCCGCCCGGCGTCGGCGACGTGTGGGACGGCTTCTGCCGGTCGATGTCCTACGACATCCAGACCCGCATCGAGGACGAGGGGCGCCCCGACATCCGCGAACTGGTGCGGATCGAGGAATATGGCGAGGGCCCGGTGCTGGACGAGGGCGGCCTGAGCGTCGCGGCGCTGCGCGTCGTCCACCCGCCGGTGACCGACTGCTTCGCGCTGTCCTTCCAAGGTGGCGGGAGGAAGATCGTTTTCTCGGCCGACACGGCCTATTTCCCGCCGCTGGCCCACTTCGCCAGGAACGCCGACATTCTCGTGCATGAAGCCATGCTGGAAGCGGGCGTGGATGCGCTGGTCGCGCGCACCGGCAACGCGGCCTCGCTGAAGAAGCACCTCATGGACAGCCATACGCTGGCCGGGGACGCGGGACGCATCGCAAGCCTTGCCGAATGCGGCCATCTGCTGCTGCATCATCTGATCCCCGCCGACGACCCGAACTTCGGCGAGGAAGAATGGCATGACGCCGTGCGCAAAACGTGGTCAGGTCCCTTGATGGTCGCGCGCGACGGCCTCGAGATACGGCTGGACTAA
- a CDS encoding fumarylacetoacetate hydrolase family protein gives MKVATLKDGTRDGRLVVVSKDLTRYTDASFLAPTLQAALDDWSRVAPHLAALAESLEHGAVPAERFHEHDAMSPLPRAYQWADGSAYVNHVELVRKARGAEMPGSFWEDPLMYQGGSDSFLGPRDPIAVADEAYGIDMEGEVAVVVDDVPMGASADEARDAIRLIMLVNDVSLRGLIPAELGKGFGFFQSKPSSAFSPVAVTPDEMGEAWDGGRVHLPLWVDYNGKPFGRANAGIDMTFDFPTLIAHAAKTRPLCAGSIIGSGTVSNKLDGGPGKPLDAGGAGYSCIAEIRMIETIEGGSPKTDFMRFGDTVRIEMKDGNGHSIFGAIEQEVQKYEKGA, from the coding sequence ATGAAAGTCGCCACCTTGAAGGACGGCACACGGGACGGCAGGCTGGTCGTCGTCTCGAAGGATCTGACCCGTTATACGGACGCCTCCTTCCTTGCGCCGACGCTGCAGGCGGCGCTCGACGACTGGTCGCGCGTCGCGCCCCATCTGGCAGCCCTTGCCGAAAGCCTGGAGCACGGCGCGGTGCCGGCCGAGCGCTTCCACGAGCACGATGCCATGTCGCCCCTGCCGCGCGCCTATCAATGGGCGGACGGCTCGGCCTATGTGAACCATGTCGAACTGGTGCGGAAGGCGCGCGGGGCCGAAATGCCCGGGAGCTTCTGGGAAGACCCGCTCATGTATCAGGGCGGATCGGATTCCTTCCTCGGCCCGCGCGATCCCATCGCCGTGGCCGATGAGGCATACGGCATCGACATGGAAGGCGAGGTCGCCGTCGTCGTGGACGACGTTCCCATGGGCGCTTCGGCGGACGAGGCACGGGATGCGATACGCCTCATCATGCTGGTCAACGACGTCTCGCTGCGCGGTCTCATCCCGGCCGAACTCGGCAAGGGCTTCGGCTTTTTCCAGTCTAAACCTTCCTCGGCCTTCTCGCCGGTGGCGGTCACCCCGGACGAGATGGGCGAGGCCTGGGACGGGGGCAGGGTACACCTGCCCCTGTGGGTCGACTACAACGGCAAGCCCTTCGGCCGGGCCAATGCCGGGATCGACATGACTTTCGATTTCCCGACGCTGATCGCCCATGCCGCCAAGACGCGGCCGCTTTGCGCGGGCTCGATCATCGGCTCGGGCACCGTCTCCAACAAGCTCGACGGCGGGCCGGGCAAGCCCCTCGACGCCGGCGGCGCCGGCTATTCCTGCATTGCCGAAATCCGCATGATCGAGACAATCGAAGGCGGCAGCCCCAAGACCGACTTCATGCGTTTCGGCGACACGGTGCGGATCGAGATGAAGGACGGGAACGGCCATTCAATCTTCGGCGCGATCGAGCAAGAAGTGCAGAAATACGAGAAAGGCGCATAA
- a CDS encoding MBL fold metallo-hydrolase gives MAKNFASAGDLADKKISFDEIGRDLWAFTAEGDPNSGVIIGDESVMVIEAQATPRLAEKVIEKVRSVTDKPISHLVLTHYHAVRVLGASAYKAPTIVMSDKARAMVVERGKEDWDSEFVRFPRLFQGHESIPGLTWPTTTFSQSMTVYLGRRRVDLMFLGRAHTAGDIVAHVPDANVMFTGDIVEYHSACYCGDGHFHDWPGTLEEIRAFDPDAIAPGRGDALVGRDMVNEALDLTGDFVLSTYQPVARVAQGGGSLKEAWDACRAECDPKFSDYAIYEHCLPFNVSRAYDEALGIDTPRIWTAERDKQMWEALQG, from the coding sequence ATGGCGAAGAACTTCGCATCGGCCGGGGACCTGGCCGACAAGAAAATCTCCTTCGACGAGATCGGCCGCGATCTGTGGGCATTCACGGCCGAGGGCGATCCGAATTCGGGCGTCATCATCGGCGATGAATCGGTGATGGTGATCGAGGCGCAGGCGACGCCGCGCCTTGCGGAAAAGGTGATCGAGAAGGTGCGCTCGGTCACCGACAAGCCGATCAGCCATCTGGTGCTGACGCACTACCATGCCGTGCGCGTTCTGGGGGCTTCCGCCTATAAGGCCCCCACCATCGTCATGAGCGACAAGGCGCGCGCGATGGTGGTGGAGCGCGGCAAGGAGGACTGGGATTCCGAATTTGTCCGTTTCCCGCGCCTTTTCCAGGGGCACGAGAGCATTCCCGGGCTCACCTGGCCGACCACCACCTTCTCGCAATCGATGACGGTGTATCTGGGCAGGCGCCGGGTCGACCTGATGTTCCTGGGACGCGCGCATACGGCCGGCGACATCGTCGCCCATGTGCCGGATGCCAATGTCATGTTCACCGGCGACATCGTCGAATATCATTCGGCCTGCTATTGCGGCGACGGCCATTTCCACGACTGGCCGGGAACGCTGGAGGAAATCCGCGCCTTCGATCCCGATGCCATCGCGCCGGGCCGGGGCGATGCGCTGGTGGGCCGCGACATGGTCAACGAAGCGCTGGACCTGACCGGCGATTTCGTTCTGTCGACCTACCAGCCGGTCGCCCGCGTGGCGCAGGGCGGCGGCAGCCTGAAGGAGGCCTGGGATGCCTGTCGCGCCGAGTGCGACCCCAAATTCTCCGACTACGCGATCTACGAGCACTGCCTGCCCTTCAACGTCTCGCGCGCCTATGACGAGGCGCTGGGCATCGACACGCCGCGCATCTGGACCGCCGAGCGCGACAAGCAGATGTGGGAGGCGCTGCAAGGCTAG
- a CDS encoding DinB family protein yields MDLQTHFKKMAANNRWSNRRLMRAVLALEPGEFEAPRTGFFPSIAKTLNHILAVDLYYLDALEEGGRGPSAFHDFVAFEDPAALAQARRVEDERLIALCERLGNADMARRVVTDRGEAGRFPELVGDLLAHLFLHQIHHRGQVHAMLSGTTVKPPQLDEFFLDFDAPSRRGEMDEPD; encoded by the coding sequence ATGGATCTGCAAACCCATTTCAAGAAGATGGCGGCCAACAATCGCTGGTCGAACCGGCGGCTGATGCGCGCCGTGCTCGCGCTGGAGCCGGGCGAGTTCGAAGCGCCGCGCACGGGCTTCTTCCCGTCCATAGCCAAGACGCTCAATCACATCCTGGCCGTCGACCTCTACTATCTGGACGCGCTGGAGGAAGGCGGCCGCGGGCCCTCGGCATTCCATGACTTCGTGGCGTTCGAGGATCCGGCGGCGCTCGCGCAGGCGCGGCGTGTGGAGGACGAGCGCCTCATCGCCTTGTGCGAAAGGCTCGGCAACGCCGACATGGCGCGCCGCGTCGTCACGGACCGGGGGGAGGCGGGCCGGTTCCCCGAGCTTGTTGGCGATTTGCTCGCCCATTTGTTCCTGCACCAGATTCACCACCGCGGACAGGTGCACGCCATGCTGTCCGGCACCACCGTCAAGCCGCCTCAGCTCGACGAATTCTTCCTCGATTTCGACGCGCCCTCGAGGCGGGGCGAGATGGACGAGCCTGACTGA